A region of Paenimyroides aestuarii DNA encodes the following proteins:
- the pyrH gene encoding UMP kinase, translating to MKYKRILLKLSGEALMGDNQYGIDPNRLAEYAQEIKKIVNLGVEVAIVIGGGNIFRGVAGASKGMDRVQGDYMGMLATVINGMALQGALEDAGMLTRLQTALKIEAIAEPYIKRRAVRHLEKGRIVIFGAGTGNPYFTTDTAAVLRGIEVGADVILKGTRVDGVYTADPEKDPSATKYENISFADVLEKGLNVMDTTAFTLSQENHLPIVVFDMNKESNLLKVCQGENIGTTVY from the coding sequence ATGAAATACAAAAGAATACTTCTAAAATTAAGTGGTGAAGCTTTAATGGGCGACAATCAATACGGTATCGACCCAAATCGCTTGGCAGAATATGCCCAAGAAATAAAAAAAATCGTTAATTTAGGTGTGGAAGTAGCCATTGTAATTGGCGGGGGAAACATTTTTAGAGGTGTTGCCGGAGCAAGCAAAGGTATGGATCGCGTACAAGGCGATTATATGGGAATGCTGGCAACGGTAATTAACGGAATGGCATTGCAAGGCGCTTTGGAAGATGCAGGAATGCTTACCCGTTTGCAAACTGCATTAAAAATTGAAGCAATTGCAGAACCTTATATCAAACGCAGAGCGGTGCGCCATTTAGAAAAAGGCAGAATTGTAATTTTTGGTGCAGGAACCGGAAATCCGTATTTCACCACCGATACTGCTGCCGTTTTAAGAGGAATTGAAGTGGGTGCCGATGTAATTTTAAAAGGAACACGCGTTGATGGTGTCTATACTGCCGATCCGGAAAAAGATCCGTCTGCAACGAAATACGAAAACATTTCGTTTGCCGATGTTTTGGAAAAAGGATTGAATGTGATGGATACAACCGCATTTACCTTGAGCCAAGAAAACCATTTGCCAATTGTGGTTTTTGACATGAACAAAGAAAGTAATTTATTAAAAGTGTGTCAGGGTGAAAACATTGGCACAACAGTTTACTAA
- a CDS encoding thioredoxin family protein, which translates to MKAIYQKALANSLAYNDYLTLIDEKIAQEASTGHEQNQMLTDFTKLNRARMKRLDKTQQILPELEIITKQITEKQVWLVLTESWCGDAAQNVPVLKKLAEMNPQIDLRMALRDDNDELMQKYLTNGGKSIPKLIAVSADLEKELFTWGPRPAAAQVEVKRLLDENGGFNEKVKEGIQIWYNHDKGISMQQELIDLLKNATN; encoded by the coding sequence ATGAAGGCGATATACCAAAAAGCCCTTGCAAATTCGCTGGCGTATAACGATTATTTAACGTTAATTGATGAAAAAATTGCCCAAGAAGCATCAACAGGGCATGAACAAAACCAAATGCTTACCGATTTTACAAAACTGAATCGCGCCCGAATGAAGCGTTTGGATAAAACCCAGCAAATTCTTCCCGAACTGGAAATTATTACAAAACAAATCACCGAAAAACAGGTTTGGCTTGTACTTACCGAAAGTTGGTGTGGTGATGCGGCTCAAAATGTTCCAGTGTTAAAAAAACTTGCCGAAATGAATCCGCAGATTGATTTGCGAATGGCTTTGCGTGACGACAACGATGAATTAATGCAAAAATACTTGACAAATGGCGGAAAGTCAATCCCGAAATTGATTGCCGTTTCTGCTGATTTAGAGAAGGAATTATTCACTTGGGGACCACGACCAGCAGCGGCACAAGTGGAAGTGAAACGATTGTTAGATGAAAACGGAGGGTTCAACGAAAAAGTGAAAGAAGGTATTCAAATTTGGTACAACCACGACAAAGGAATTTCAATGCAACAAGAGCTGATAGATCTATTAAAAAACGCAACTAATTAA
- a CDS encoding CFI-box-CTERM domain-containing protein, with product MANIEKLRFEVEKLCEVLNKHGFKHKNGHQWFVGTDPKSMFGGGISFDQKAFFFLKRSGYIHDKICWKCGNDTYNSNYSFTNHLINDRIIYNICKDCYTKGKNIQKTIRNDDESSSNCYIATVCYGNINAHEVEELRRFRDYRLSKNKWGKLFIRYYYRYSPKISQKLKNKKIINSIIKQLILNPLVRIIKR from the coding sequence ATGGCAAACATCGAGAAGTTAAGATTTGAAGTAGAGAAACTATGTGAAGTACTAAATAAACATGGTTTTAAACATAAAAATGGACACCAGTGGTTTGTAGGGACAGACCCCAAATCTATGTTTGGAGGAGGTATAAGTTTTGATCAAAAAGCATTTTTCTTTCTAAAAAGAAGCGGATATATCCACGATAAAATTTGTTGGAAATGTGGAAATGATACATATAATTCAAATTACTCTTTTACAAATCATTTAATAAATGACCGGATAATATATAATATATGCAAGGATTGTTATACAAAAGGGAAAAACATTCAAAAAACAATTAGGAATGACGACGAATCATCTTCTAACTGTTATATTGCAACGGTGTGTTATGGTAATATAAACGCACACGAAGTTGAAGAATTAAGAAGATTCAGAGATTACCGTTTATCCAAAAATAAATGGGGCAAACTCTTCATACGTTATTATTACAGATATTCTCCTAAAATTTCACAAAAATTAAAAAATAAAAAAATAATCAATTCAATCATTAAACAACTTATTTTAAACCCTTTAGTAAGAATCATAAAAAGATAA
- a CDS encoding cupin-like domain-containing protein, protein MSFNYIEIERVTKLTKKEFIENYYKKQKPVVITNQIEDWPAFKKWNLDFIREIAGDKIVPLYDSRKTDYTKKVNEPDFKMTMAEYIDILEKGPTDLRIFLYNLMKDAPQMKDDMRWPDLGLRLIKSLPMVFFGGEDAKVFMHYDIDLPNIFHFHFNGKKQCVLVDPKETKYMYRLPYSWICHEDIDFDNPDFERFPALKKVNPYITQLQHGEMLYMPEGWWHYMKYQTPGFSLSLRSLAGRPKNLFAGLKNVTFNRLYDNFMRKRKGQEWLDYKDAEAIRRTNALLK, encoded by the coding sequence ATGAGTTTTAATTATATAGAAATTGAGCGCGTAACAAAACTTACGAAAAAAGAGTTTATAGAGAACTATTATAAAAAACAAAAACCAGTTGTTATTACCAATCAAATTGAAGATTGGCCTGCTTTTAAAAAATGGAATTTAGATTTTATTAGAGAAATTGCCGGCGATAAAATAGTGCCGCTTTACGACAGTAGAAAAACCGATTACACCAAAAAAGTAAACGAACCCGATTTTAAAATGACAATGGCTGAATACATTGACATTCTTGAGAAAGGCCCAACCGATTTACGTATTTTTCTTTATAATCTTATGAAAGATGCACCACAAATGAAAGACGATATGCGGTGGCCCGATTTAGGTTTACGTTTGATAAAAAGTTTGCCGATGGTGTTTTTTGGTGGTGAAGATGCAAAGGTTTTTATGCATTATGATATTGATTTACCAAATATTTTTCATTTTCATTTCAATGGAAAAAAACAATGTGTATTGGTAGATCCAAAAGAAACAAAATACATGTACCGCTTGCCCTATTCGTGGATTTGCCATGAGGACATCGATTTTGACAATCCCGATTTTGAACGATTTCCGGCGCTTAAAAAAGTGAATCCGTACATTACCCAATTGCAACACGGCGAAATGCTTTACATGCCCGAAGGTTGGTGGCATTACATGAAATACCAAACACCCGGATTTTCATTGAGTTTACGAAGTTTAGCCGGCAGACCAAAAAACTTATTTGCGGGCTTAAAAAATGTAACTTTTAACCGTTTGTATGATAATTTTATGCGAAAACGCAAAGGCCAAGAATGGTTAGATTATAAAGATGCCGAAGCTATTAGACGAACAAATGCTTTGTTGAAATAA
- a CDS encoding zeta toxin family protein, producing MNEKNLYIIAGCNGAGKTTASFTILPEILDCKEFVNADEIAKGLSPFQPEKVAFESGRIMLNRIDELFQNQENFAFETTLASKTYKHKVNKAKANGYSVTLLFFWLKNSDLAKERVKVRVREGGHSIPESVIERRYLNGIKNLFEIYIDMVEQTLIFDNSDGKPVLIAEKNFAENIIIHNLDKFNSLKNIYDERC from the coding sequence ATGAATGAAAAAAATCTATACATAATAGCAGGTTGTAATGGAGCAGGGAAAACCACAGCTTCATTTACTATTTTACCTGAAATTTTAGATTGTAAAGAATTTGTAAATGCTGATGAAATAGCGAAAGGATTATCGCCTTTTCAACCTGAAAAGGTAGCTTTTGAATCAGGAAGAATTATGCTTAACAGAATTGACGAATTATTTCAAAATCAAGAAAACTTTGCATTTGAAACAACATTAGCTTCAAAAACATACAAACATAAAGTTAATAAAGCTAAAGCAAATGGCTATAGCGTAACGCTTCTTTTCTTTTGGCTAAAAAATTCAGACCTCGCTAAAGAACGCGTAAAAGTACGGGTTAGAGAAGGTGGACATAGTATACCTGAAAGTGTAATTGAAAGAAGATATCTTAACGGTATCAAAAATCTTTTTGAAATTTATATTGATATGGTAGAACAAACTTTAATTTTTGACAATTCAGACGGAAAACCTGTTTTAATTGCTGAAAAAAATTTTGCAGAAAACATTATAATTCATAATTTAGATAAATTTAATTCTTTAAAAAACATATATGACGAAAGATGCTAA
- a CDS encoding patatin-like phospholipase family protein has protein sequence MNNTSTIFGLALSGGGHKGIAHAGVLQFLNEQEIFPEIISGTSAGSIVGGLYANGMKPKDILSFFKSVSLFSWTHLSFRKAGFLDADQFGRYLEKEFGNKTIKELDVELYISATEMERGKLKIFHKNTKIVSAILASSAFPGVFSPVVVNNKIYSDGGILNNYPVNTIQGRCDFLIGSNVNPYLPQQSTKFSSIKSVALRAFEIMMMQNTFPQNELCDWHIQPDELANYSTFETSKKRMDEIFDIGYENAKADFEKIKDKLP, from the coding sequence ATGAACAACACCTCAACAATTTTTGGGTTAGCACTTTCTGGCGGTGGACACAAAGGCATTGCCCATGCCGGCGTATTACAATTTTTAAACGAACAGGAAATTTTTCCGGAAATTATCTCAGGAACAAGCGCTGGGTCAATTGTGGGTGGTTTGTATGCCAATGGAATGAAGCCAAAGGATATCCTTTCATTCTTTAAATCGGTGAGTTTGTTCAGCTGGACGCATTTATCTTTTAGAAAAGCCGGATTTTTGGATGCCGATCAATTTGGAAGATACCTTGAAAAAGAATTTGGCAACAAAACCATAAAAGAATTGGATGTGGAATTATACATCTCTGCTACCGAAATGGAGCGCGGCAAACTTAAAATCTTTCATAAAAACACCAAAATTGTTTCGGCCATATTGGCATCAAGTGCGTTTCCAGGTGTATTTTCACCGGTGGTGGTAAACAATAAAATTTACAGCGACGGCGGCATTTTAAACAATTATCCGGTAAACACCATTCAGGGGCGCTGCGATTTTTTAATTGGTAGCAACGTAAACCCCTATTTGCCACAACAATCCACAAAATTCAGCTCGATAAAATCGGTGGCATTGCGAGCGTTTGAAATCATGATGATGCAAAATACTTTTCCGCAAAACGAGCTGTGTGATTGGCATATTCAGCCCGATGAATTGGCCAATTACAGCACCTTTGAAACTTCAAAAAAACGTATGGATGAAATTTTTGATATCGGATACGAAAATGCTAAAGCAGACTTTGAAAAAATAAAAGATAAATTGCCGTAA
- the frr gene encoding ribosome recycling factor gives MTDEINFIIDEAKESMNGSIEHLNKALLNIRAGKANPQMLGAVFVDYYGSATALSQVANINVPDPRTLTVTPWEKNMLQPIEKAIMIANLGLNPMNNGDMIIINIPALTEERRKDLAKQAKTEAEDAKISIRNARKDANTDIKKQEKEGTSEDICKDAEDRIQKLTDSYIKKIDEIYAEKEAEIMKV, from the coding sequence ATGACAGATGAAATTAATTTTATAATAGACGAAGCAAAAGAATCAATGAACGGTTCTATTGAGCATTTAAACAAAGCTTTGTTAAACATTCGTGCCGGAAAAGCAAACCCGCAAATGTTGGGTGCTGTTTTTGTAGATTATTACGGATCGGCAACAGCATTATCACAGGTAGCCAATATCAATGTGCCTGATCCACGAACGTTGACCGTGACACCTTGGGAAAAAAACATGTTGCAACCTATTGAAAAAGCAATTATGATTGCCAATTTAGGATTGAACCCAATGAACAACGGCGATATGATTATTATTAACATTCCTGCTTTAACCGAGGAACGCCGTAAAGATTTGGCTAAACAAGCTAAAACCGAGGCTGAAGATGCTAAAATATCCATTCGCAATGCGCGTAAAGACGCCAATACCGATATAAAGAAACAAGAAAAAGAAGGCACTTCTGAAGATATTTGTAAAGATGCCGAAGACCGCATTCAAAAATTAACCGATTCGTATATTAAAAAAATCGATGAAATCTACGCTGAGAAAGAAGCAGAAATCATGAAAGTATAA
- a CDS encoding helix-turn-helix domain-containing protein has protein sequence MDKFTEIEEVEKVISKIKESRKEKGYSHDVMAVELGISPSAYNKIERMESKLTLERFLQIKKILDKDYSDFFDIKTDRIFNQTVNDQAYGNIEHYYQDNKDVYEKLIHAKDEQIALLKSLIKQ, from the coding sequence ATGGATAAGTTTACAGAAATAGAAGAGGTAGAAAAAGTAATCTCGAAAATAAAGGAATCACGTAAAGAAAAAGGTTATTCGCACGATGTTATGGCGGTTGAATTAGGTATTAGTCCGTCTGCTTACAATAAAATTGAGCGCATGGAATCTAAACTAACTTTAGAACGTTTTTTGCAAATTAAGAAAATTCTAGATAAAGATTATTCCGATTTTTTTGATATTAAAACAGATAGAATTTTTAATCAAACCGTTAATGATCAAGCCTACGGAAATATTGAACATTACTATCAAGACAATAAAGATGTTTATGAAAAACTAATACATGCAAAAGATGAGCAAATAGCTTTATTAAAAAGTTTAATAAAACAATAA